The following proteins come from a genomic window of Megalobrama amblycephala isolate DHTTF-2021 linkage group LG1, ASM1881202v1, whole genome shotgun sequence:
- the LOC125245690 gene encoding piggyBac transposable element-derived protein 4-like, producing the protein MGVIKKPSLRDYWSTDPMLLTPFFRSLFSQDHFLLILWCLYFTNNVTAVFNDPLEKIRNVFTALTSSFRHIFVPYRDLCVDESLMKWKGRLAFRRFIPSERQRFGVNFFVLCDVLTGYVQDMIIYSGSTSDIQHYPGLEISGSVVMTLLAPYLRKGHVLYVDNWYSSPTLFQHLLSLDTRACGTVHANRRGMPTFTCRMAKGEVEFKENGSQLAVKWHDKRDVHVLTTVHPTGMAATGKLDHITGQAKMKPVCVLEYNKKMGAVDKADMMTGFLECTRKSTKWYKKIFFHLLDMVLLNSHIVYWQITGKEITSLQFRTNLMRGLLKEYSTLRSPSKGGRPALDTPLHLTARHFPSEVSLTASPGRCNDIRKYY; encoded by the exons ATGGGGGTGATCAAAAAACCATCACTTCGTGATTATTGGAGCACAGACCCCATGCTCTTGACACCATTTTTCAGGTCTTTGTTTTCACAGGACCACTTCCTTCTGATCCTCTGGTGTCTATACTTCACAAACAATGTGACAGCTGTTTTCAACGACCCTCTGgaaaaaatcagaaatgtatttacTGCTCTAACCTCCTCCTTTCGTCACATTTTTGTGCCATACAGGGATCTTTGTGTGGATGAGTCTCTGATGAAGTGGAAAGGCAGGCTGGCATTTCGTCGGTTCATTCCATCTGAACGGCAAAGATTTGGGgtaaacttttttgttttgtgtgatgTGCTTACTGGTTATGTGCAGGATATGATCATTTACTCCGGATCTACCAGTGACATCCAACATTACCCAGGACTTGAAATTTCTGGGTCTGTCGTAATGACACTACTGGCACCTTACTTAAGGAAGGGTCATGTCCTTTATGTGGACAATTGGTACAGTAGTCCCACACTTTTCCAGCACCTCTTGTCTCTTGACACTAGAGCTTGTGGGACTGTGCATGCAAACCGGAGAGGAATGCCAACATTTACCTGTAGGATGGCAAAGGGTGAGGTGGAATTCAAGGAGAATGGATCGCAGTTGGCAGTCAAATGGCATGACAAGAGGGATGTTCATGTCCTCACCACAGTCCACCCAACTGGTATGGCAGCCACAGGGAAGCTTGATCACATCACTGGTCAAGCAAAGATGAAGCCAGTCTGTGTGCTGGAGTACAACAAAAAGATGGGGGCAGTTGACAAAGCTGACATGATGACTGGCTTTCTTGAATGTACCAGAAAGTCTACAAAGTGGTATAAGAAGATCTTCTTTCACCTACTTGACATGGTTTTGCTCAACAGCCACATTGTCTACTGGCAAATTACTG GAAAGGAAATCACCTCCCTGCAATTCAGGACAAACCTGATGAGAGGGCTGCTGAAGGAGTACAGCACATTACGGTCTCCATCCAAAGGAGGACGTCCTGCCTTAGACACTCCTCTGCACCTTACAGCCAGGCATTTCCCATCTGAAGTCAGTTTGACGGCAAGTCCCGGTCGCTGTAATGACATTAGAAAGTATTACTAG